The window GCGCTGGCAGCGCCGCCGCCTGTCGATGAAGCCCGGCCTCACCTGCCTGTGGCAGATCAGCGGCCGCAACCAGATCGACTTCGACCGCTGGATGGAGCTCGACCTCCAGTACATCGACTCCTGGTCGCCCTGGCTCGACTTCAAGATCCTGCTCA of the bacterium genome contains:
- a CDS encoding sugar transferase, yielding RWQRRRLSMKPGLTCLWQISGRNQIDFDRWMELDLQYIDSWSPWLDFKILLKTVPAVLSGRGAS